In a genomic window of Thunnus thynnus chromosome 16, fThuThy2.1, whole genome shotgun sequence:
- the pcnx1 gene encoding pecanex-like protein 1 isoform X5: MGSQTLQILRQGVWASITGGWYYDPDQNTFVNALHLYIWLFLLCFPFTLYMALPPTMVIVGIYCGVIAAMFLLLKTVNYRLHHALDEGEVVEQAKETQGSRSGTEGANDGGVTRREDSNGPGDPGGGIEMADFIRQETPPVDCSSRNSYIGMESNQQIASSHGRATGTKGDVGKTSDDISLTLVESCSHDHDLLSDAKMYCLVPNDSFASLQPSTSLCPSELSREPADLCNSAAYHFSLSHSSCDTEVTTHASMQSQTFRKELRSRGLPRTSSSAGSAFPDPCLPDFALYPPPRRGGLDPVCELETARPHRPGLSDREGTERLYQQDQAVASTSGIECYRHKEPRRVARSASREAGEGSSGLYQVEVGGSGKGSGRGGKSHGGERSADSLRSLSTRSSGSTESYCSGTDRDTNSTVSSFHSEQTSSTHVESLLSLSGDERVRDRGDTASASVDGRTSSLGSISSRGLSNLPSREANKNPHANELTAKQPADTPSSAAQELVESSRCQEEPGIRTSADGSTCGVAIEQEQVKDDQPKSANLVQRTSSLSTGRSGRRRTGKKRASSFDASRHRDYVSLRGMAKPCSAVFTGGGEEDSSDQSELSCASSLHSTHHLSTDSSSSTTSRSCHSPEGRYRALKAKHTAANAASSSTVKTAAGSEAVVRTGGKRRTSRRTPSTGSAKTHARVLSLDSGTAACLNDPSRLGAPAGPRPLTTSKSDLEAKEGEVLDAASLLGRASQLESVTRSRNSLPNQAAFTEPQDATAASLRGKLTPSLYEAGGCDMSLVNFEPATRRASNNVWDTDSHLSSSTSVRFYPHDLIRLNRLLTMDPELLEQQDGDLSPELQDAPPGQEDSAATTAAGKARQYYRLWLLPYLWVGLHFDRLTLLALFDRNREVLENVLAVVLAVLVAFLGSVLLVNGFFTDIWVFQFCLVIASCQYSLLKSVQPDSSSPRHGHNRIIAYSRPVYFCLCCGLIWLLHYGSLRITSSRITLYGVALTSSLVLASARDLVIVFTLCFPIIFFVGLLPQVNTFVMYLFEQLDIHVFGGNASTSLLSALYSVLRSIVTVALLYGFCYGALKETWEPHHIPVLFSVFCGLLVAVSYHLSRQSGDPSVLISLIQTKLLPNLKDKNPEDPLSEVQDPLPEKLRASVNERLQSDLIVCVVIAVLYFAIHVSTVFIALQPFLSYVLYALLGTVGLLTHYLLPQVRKQLPWYCFSHPLLKTKEYYQFEVRDAAHVMWFEKLHVWLLFVEKNVLYPLVILNELSGSARELASPKKLDTEVGALMITVAGLKLLRSSYSSPTYQYVTILFTVLFFTFDYRHLSETLLLDLFLMSIVFSKMWELFYKLHFVYTYIAPWQITWGSAFHAFAQPFAVPHSAMLFVQAVVSTIFSTPLNPFLGSAIFITSYVRPVKFWERDYNTKRVDHSNTRLASQLDRNPGSDDNNLNSIFYEHLTRSLQHSLCGDLLLGRWGNFSTGDCFILASDYLNALVHLIEIGNGLVTFQLRGLEFRGTYCQQREVEAITEGVEEDEGCCCCEPGHLPHILSFNAAFGQRWLAWEVLVTKYVLEGYSITDNSAASMLQVFDLRRILTTYYVKGIIYYVIASPKLEEWLANETMKDGLRGCGERNYVDLDPTFNPNIDEDYDHRLAGISRDSFCAVYLGWIQYCNSRRAKPLDSEKDSPLVLLCFGLCVLGRRALGTAAHHMSSNLESFLYGLHALFKGDFRISSVRDEWIFADMELLRKVVVPGIRMSLKLHQDHFTSPDEYDEPAVLFEAISSHQQNLVIAHEGDPAWRSAVLSNAPSLLALRHVLDEGTNEYKIIMLNRRYLSFRVIKVNKECVRGLWAGQQQELVFLRNRNPERGSIQNAKQALRNMINSSCDQPIGYPIYVSPLTTSYCNSHPQLGHILGGPISIGNIRNFVVSTWHRLRKGCGAGCNSGGNIEDSDAGGLSCGSGNGTGGESQQSSASQGVTSGPVPPHSYQPHTLGTSQSSQSVQSGLVRHSPARASVASQSSSYRYSSSRHSSLRTSTTGLEPCRRSSTSQLSLRTLPTSLQLRLGSTSDPAGPSASLSSHSIPPCKRHTLVGLLGNDGLCSTVTDPLSQQHHHHHHHPQQHNPTVSTVRRDDISYRVQIVDVSQVLETINLSKRKELQWPDETVRLRAGRTCWRDWNPIEGMEGHVIHRWVPCSRDSASRSHIDKTILLVQVDDKLVPIIETGVIELGAEV, encoded by the exons ATTGCGTCCAGCCATGGAAGAGCAACAGGAACCAAAG GAGATGTGGGAAAGACTTCAGATGACATCAGTTTGACTCTTGTTGAGAGCTGCAGTCATGATCATG ATCTGCTATCAGACGCAAAGATGTACTGCCTTGTTCCCAATGACTCCTTCGCCTCCTTGCAGCCCTCAACCTCCTTGTGTCCTTCAGAACTGTCCAGAGAGCCTGCTGATCTCTGTAACTCTGCTGCTTATCACTTCAGCCTGTCACACTCTTCCTGTGACACCGAGGTGACCACTCATGCATCCATGCAATCTCAGACCTTTAGAAAGGAGCTCCGTTCTCGGGGCCTACCTCGGACTTCCAGCTCGGCGGGTTCTGCTTTCCCTGACCCGTGTCTACCAGACTTTGCTCTATACCCTCCACCAAGGAGAGGTGGCCTTGATCCTGTGTGTGAGCTGGAAACTGCCAGGCCACACAGGCCAGGGCTGTCTGACAGAGAGGGGACCGAGCGCCTTTACCAGCAGGACCAAGCTGTGGCCTCGACATCGGGAATAGAGTGCTATAGACACAAAGAACCACGCAGAGTAGCCCGCTCAGCCTCCAGGGAGGCTGGGGAAGGTAGCTCAGGTCTGTACCAGGTGGAGGTTGGTGGTAGTGGGAAAGGCTCTGGTAGAGGAGGAAAGTCCCACGGAGGGGAGCGCAGTGCTGACAGCCTACGGAGCCTGAGTACTCGTAGTAGTGGCTCAACTGAGAGCTACTGCAGCGGCACAGACAGGGATACCAACAGCACTGTCAGCAGCTTCCACAGTGAACAGACCAGCTCTACACATGTGGAGAGCCTGCTCTCACTTTCAGGGGATGAGCGTGTACGAGACAGAGGAGATACTGCGTCTGCTTCTGTAGACGGCAGGACTTCTAGCCTTGGCAGTATTAGCTCTCGAGGCCTCAGCAACCTACCTTCTAGGGAGGCCAATAAAAACCCTCATGCCAATGAACTGACTGCTAAACAACCTGCTGACACTCCGTCCTCAGCAGCCCAAGAGCTTGTAGAATCTAGCAGGTGCCAGGAAGAGCCTGGCATCAGGACCAGTGCTGATGGCTCTACTTGTGGAGTGGCCATCGAGCAGGAGCAGGTAAAAGACGACCAACCAAAGTCAGCCAACCTTGTTCAGAGGACTTCTTCCCTGTCGACAGGACGCAGTGGACGTCGACGGACTGGCAAGAAAAGGGCAAGTAGCTTTGATGCCAGCCGTCACCGGGACTACGTGTCATTGCGTGGTATGGCCAAGCCTTGTAGTGCTGTGTTTACTGGGGGTGGAGAGGAGGACTCCAGCGATCAGAGTGAACTCAGCTGCGCCTCCAGTCTCCACTCCACCCACCACCTAAGCACAGACAGCTCCTCTAGCACCACCTCCCGCTCCTGCCACTCACCAGAGGGCCGCTACAGGGCCCTGAAAGCCAAGCACACTGCAGCCAAtgcagcctcctcctccacagtAAAAACTGCAGCAGGATCTGAGGCAGTAGTGCGAACTGGAGGGAAGCGGCGCACCTCTCGCCGTACCCCCAGCACAGGCAGTGCCAAAACGCATGCCAGAGTGTTGAGTTTGGACAGTGGCACGGCCGCCTGCCTTAATGACCCCAGCCGCCTGGGAGCTCCAGCTGGGCCTCGACCCCTTACCACCTCCAAATCGGACCTGGAAGCCAAAGAAGGGGAAGTCCTGGATGCGGCATCCCTGCTGGGTCGGGCCTCCCAGCTGGAGTCAGTGACCCGCTCCAGAAACAGTCTGCCCAACCAGGCAGCCTTCACTGAGCCTCAGGATGCCACCGCTGCTTCCCTGCGGG gaaaACTCACTCCCTCCTTGTATGAGGCTGGCGGGTGTGACATGTCCTTGGTCAATTTTGAACCTGCAACCAGACGAGCCTCCAATAACGTATG GGACACCGACTCCCACCTCTCCAGTTCTACCTCAGTTCGCTTCTACCCTCATGACCTG ATCCGTCTGAACCGTCTGCTGACGATGGACCcagagctgctggagcagcaggaTGGAGATCTGAGTCCAGAGCTTCAGGATGCACCGCCGGGCCAAGAGGACTCTGCAGCCACCACTGCTGCTGGCAAAGCCAGGCAGTACTATCGCTTGTGGCTTCTGCCCTACCTGTGGGTCGGACTGCACTTTGACCGGCTCACCCTGCTGGCACTGTTTGACAG GAACCGTGAGGTTTTAGAGAATGTGCTGGCGGTAGTGCTGGCTGTCCTGGTGGCCTTCCTGGGTTCAGTGCTGCTGGTCAACGGCTTTTTCACTGACATCTGGGTCTTTCAGTTCTGCCTCGTCATTGCAAGTTGCCAGTATTCCTTACTAAAG AGTGTTCAACCAGACTCCTCTTCCCCTCGACAT GGCCATAATCGTATCATAGCATACAGCCGGCCTGTCTACTTCTGCCTGTGCTGTGGCCTCATTTGGCTGCTCCACTACGGCAGTCTGAGGATCACTTCATCTCGCATAACCCTGTACGGAGTCGCACTCACCAGCTCCCTGGTACTCGCCTCTGCCAGGGACCTTGTCATAG TCTTCACCCTGTGTTTTCCCATCATCTTCTTCGTGGGGCTGCTGCCACAAGTCAACACATTCGTCATGTATCTCTTTGAGCAGCTGGACATCCATGTGTTCGGGGGCAACG CCTCCACAAGCCTTCTGTCAGCGCTGTACAGCGTCCTGCGCAGCATCGTCACCGTCGCTCTGCTTTATGGCTTCTGCTACGGAGCTCTGAAG GAGACCTGGGAGCCTCACCACATCCCTGTGTTATTCTCTGTTTTCTGCGGCCTCTTGGTGGCAGTGTCTTACCACCTGAGCAGGCAAAGCGGCGACCCCTCTGTCCTCAT CTCGCTGATACAGACTAAGCTTTTACCCAATTTGAAAGACAAGAACCCAGAGGACCCTCTTTCAGAAGTACAGGACCCTCTGCCAGAGAAGCTGAGGGCCTCAGTG AATGAACGTCTGCAGTCTGACCTGATCGTCTGTGTGGTCATCGCTGTCCTTTACTTCGCCATCCATGTCAGCACTGTGTTTATAGCGCTGCAG CCTTTCCTGAGTTATGTCCTGTATGCTCTGTTGGGGACGGTGGGGTTGCTCACCCACTACCTGCTGCCTCAAGTCCGCAAGCAGCTGCCCTGGTACTGCTTCTCTCACCCTCTGCTCAAAACGAAGGAATACTATCAGTTTGAAGTCAGGG ATGCGGCTCATGTGATGTGGTTCGAAAAGCTTCACGTGTGGCTGCTGTTCGTGGAAAAGAATGTCCTCTACCCACTCGTCATCCTTAACGAGCTGAGCGGCAGCGCCAGAGAGCTCGCCAGTCCAAAGAAACTTGACACAGA GGTCGGCGCTCTGATGATCACAGTGGCGGGCCTGAAGCTACTTCGTTCCTCCTACAGCAGTCCTACCTACCAGTATGTAACGATCCTCTTCACCGTCCTCTTCTTCACCTTCGACTACCGTCATCTGTCAGAGACGCTGCTGCTCGACCTCTTCCTCATGTCCATCGTTTTCAGCAAG atgtgGGAGCTGTTCTACAAGCTGCACTTTGTCTACACCTACATCGCCCCCTGGCAGATCACATGGGGGTCGGCCTTCCACGCCTTTGCTCAGCCCTTTGCTGTGCCTC ACTCTGCTATGCTGTTTGTCCAGGCTGTAGTGTCTACAATCTTCTCCACTCCCCTCAACCCATTCCTGGGCAGTGccatcttcatcacctcctACGTCCGCCCTGTCAAGTTCTGGGAAAGAGATTACAA CACCAAAAGAGTGGATCACTCTAACACCCGGCTAGCCTCTCAGCTGGACAGAAATCCAG GCTCTGATGACAACAATTTGAACTCGATCTTCTACGAGCACCTTACCCGCTCCCTGCAGCACAGCCTGTGTGGAGATCTCCTCTTGGGCCGCTGGGGCAACTTCAGCACCGGCGACTGCTTCATCCTGGCCTCCGACTACCTGAACGCTCTGGTGCACCTTATAGAGATCGGCAACGGCCTGGTCACCTTTCAGCTGCGAGGGCTGGAATTCAGAG GAACTTACTGCCAGCAGAGGGAAGTGGAGGCCATCACCGAGGGCGTGGAGGAAGACGAgggctgctgttgctgtgagCCGGGCCACCTTCCTCACATTCTGTCCTTTAACGCCGCCTTCGGACAGCGCTGGCTGGCCTGGGAGGTACTGGTCACCAAGTATGTACTGGAGGGCTACAGCATCACCGACAACAGCGCAGCCTCCATGCTGCAGGTGTTCGATCTACGACGCATCCTCACCACCTACTACGTCAAG GGTATCATCTACTATGTGATCGCTTCCCCTAAACTGGAGGAGTGGCTGGCTAATGAGACCATGAAAGACGGCCTGCGGGGTTGCGGGGAGAGGAACTACGTCGACCTGGATCCTACCTTCAATCCCAACATCGACGAGGACTACGACCATCGGCTCGCAGGCATCTCTAGAGACAGTTTCTGTGCAGTCTACCTGGGCTGGATCCAGTACTGCAACTCTCGACGTGCCAAG CCGCTGGACAGTGAGAAAGACTCGCCTCTGGTGCTGCTGTGCTTCGGCCTGTGTGTGCTGGGAAGGAGAGCTCTGGGAACAGCAGCCCATCATATGTCCAG CAACCTGGAGTCTTTCCTTTACGGACTTCATGCGTTATTTAAAGGAGATTTCCGCATCTCTTCAGTGCGAGACGAGTGGATTTTCGCAGACATGGAACTGCTCAGGAAAGTTGTGGTGCCTGGAATCCGAATGTCTCTCAAATTACACCAG GACCACTTCACGTCCCCCGATGAGTACGATGAACCGGCTGTTCTTTTCGAGGCCATCTCCTCCCACCAGCAGAACCTGGTCATCGCTCACGAGGGCGACCCAGCCTGGAGGAGCGCTGTGCTGTCCAACGCCCCGTCACTCCTCGCCCTGCGCCACGTACTCGACGAAGGCACCAATGAGTACAAAATTATTATGCTCAATCGACGATACCTCAGCTTCCGTGTCATCAAG GTGAATAAAGAATGTGTCCGAGGCCTTTGGGCAGGGCAGCAGCAGGAGTTGGTGTTCCTCAGAAACAGAAACCCGGAGCGCGGGAGCATCCAGAACGCCAAGCAGGCTCTGCGGAACATGATCAATTCCTCTTGTGACCAGCCCATCGGATATCCCATCTACGTATCTCCGCTGACCACCTCCTACTGCAACTCGCACCCCCAGCTCGGACACATCCTGGGAGGTCCCATCAGCATCGGGAACATCCGCAACTTTGTTGTCAGCACCTGGCACAg GTTACGGAAAGGCTGCGGTGCAGGCTGTAACAGTGGAGGGAACATCGAGGATTCAGATGCAGGGGGGCTGTCCTGTGGCAGTGGGAACGGGACCGGGGGCGAGTCCCAGCAGAGCTCAGCATCGCAGGGTGTAACTTCCGGACCTGTCCCTCCTCATTCGTATCAGCCGCACACTCTGG GCACCAGTCAGAGTTCTCAGTCTGTTCAGTCTGGTTTGGTGCGCCACTCCCCTGCACGAGCCTCCGTTGCCAGCCAGTCGTCCTCTTACCGCTACAGCAGCAGCCGCCACTCCTCCCTGCGCACCTCCACCACAGGCCTGGAGCCCTGCCGACGTTCCTCCACCAGCCAGCTGTCTCTGCGCACGCTCCCCACCTCCCTGCAGCTCCGGCTGGGCTCCACCTCCGACCCGGCCGGACCCTCCGCCTCCCTTTCCAGCCACAGCATCCCTCCCTGCAAACGCCACACGCTGGTGGGCCTCCTGGGTAACGACGGCCTGTGCAGCACCGTGACCGATCCTCTCAGCCAGcagcatcatcaccatcaccaccacccacaACAACACAACCCCACCGTCTCCACCGTGCGCAGAGATGATATCTCCTACAGAGTGCAG ATCGTGGATGTGAGTCAGGTGCTGGAGACCATAAACTTATCGAAGCGTAAAGAGCTGCAGTGGCCTGACGAGACCGTAAGACTGAGGGCAGGACGGACCTGCTGGAGGGACTGGAACCCCATAGAGGGCATGGAAGGACAT GTGATTCACCGGTGGGTGCCTTGTAGCCGAGACTCAGCCAGTCGCTCCCATATCGACAAGACCATCCTGCTGGTACAGGTGGATGATAAGCTAGTGCCCATTATTGAGACTGGAGTTATTGAGTTGGGTGCAGAGGTCTGA